From Bacillota bacterium:
CTAGACGAATAATTTCCATGAGGAACCTCTGCCTCCTTGTGGGGTATTCATTCGACCGAATGTGAGGTTCCTCTTCTATTTCCGGGAGGAAAATTCCTCCAGTTCCCTACAATAATTTTACACTAACGTTACTTGTAGGCACAAAAGCCCTGCTCGATGTTTTGAGCAAGACCTTTTGTACTCAGCCAGTGAGAAACGTCGCCGCTGGCTATTGATAGATTTGTGCTTCTTTTTTTAAGCGGCGGATTCGCTGCCAGGTGAGAAAGAAGGGAATTGCCATGAGTAGGCCTGCTCCAAAACTGATTGGCGAGATCCACATATTGAAATTGCTACGACTTATTAAGAGGCTGATGAGAATATTCGCAGTACCGATAAGGAGGTTGGCTAGACCGATAATGCCAAACATCCAGGCTATACGCCTGTAATGTTGAAGTTTGGCTTCTGTGTCTGTGTATAGCTCAAAAGGACCGTCTTCGATTTTGCGGCGAAAATATGCCCAACGTGTATATGTGCTCACGCATTCGGCGCCAGTTTCCTCCATGAACTTGATATATGCCTTGCTTTCCAGTTCGGTTGGCAGTTCTTTGAGCAACTCAATTCGGTAAATAAATTCTCCTGGCTCCCCTTCTTCAAATAAATAGCGTCCAGGAAACGATATGTCAATCATGTGGTAACCCTTGGCTGCCATTTGATTGAGCCAACGCTCTTCCTTCTCGAAGTCCAGAAAAAACTTATATGCTTTATGCTTCACTTAAATCACGCCCTTTGTAATCTTATTGCCGTTATCCAGCAACTCCTGTAGTCGTACCAACTCATCCTGTACGGCCTGGCGGCCGGCGCTGGTTATTTGGTACTCCTTTTTGCGTCCGCCGGCCTTGGGATTGACGGATTCAATCCAGCCCTTATCCACTAGTGTGTTGAGGGCGCCATACAGGGTGCCCGCGCCCAGGTCGACCCGGCCTTCGCTGATTTCCCGCACGAATTGCATAATCCCGTAACCATGCAGCGGGTTGTAGAGAGCCAGCAGGATATAGAACACCGCTTCCGTCAGAGCGCCCCGCTCTGTGCTTTCAGGCATGTAATCACCTCTCATTATCGTCTGCCGTTATATCGGCTACTGTAATATTATTATATCGGCTGCCGATAGATTTGGCAAGCATTTTTGTGTTAAAATTTAGTGTCATTAGGCAGGATTTTATGGCTGAATCCGGAAATGTTAGCGAGGCGGCTTTGGGAAGGAGAGTTGTTTCATGCGACATAACATTTGGTTGACCCCGGGCGGGGCCAATCTTGTTTTACTAATGATAGTAAGCTTAGTTTTGGCCGGCAGCTTCTTTCTTGTACCGGTATGGGGGTTTGGGTTTAATGCTGTCGTCAATCAAGTAGTAATGCTAGGGGTTGCTTTGTTATTGGCTCTGTTCAATCGTTGGCCGCTGGCGCGAATTTACCGTCTGCGCTGGAGTGGATTTGCCCCGGTTGTCCTGGGTTTTTTATGCGGAATTGCTGTATGGTGGGCCAATGCCAGCATTTACGTAAGTATTCAGCGCTTCTTGAATCACTATTTGGGACCGCTTCCAGCGATGGGAATGCCCAGTGTTGGTTTGCTGGATGGGCTGTTCTTGTTGGCGACGATTTTGGTTCTGGCGCCACTGCTGGAAGAGATTCTTTTTCGCGGTTATTTTCTCCGTGCTTATGAGAGTCGTTATCGCCGGGGTGCCTGGTTGTGGGTCGCTCTGCTTTTTGGCCTCATTCACTTTGGCAACGGAATTGCTGACTTTTTTACCGCTACATCAATGGGGCTTGTCTTCGGGTATCTCGCCTGGAAGACAGATTCGCTTTGGCCGGCGGTAGCTGCCCATGCCGGCCTCAATCTGACTGCGGTAGTCGGCGGACTCGTTTTGCAAGATGCCATCGTGAGCAGGCAGTTTCCCTGGTTGCTGCTAGTGGTATCGCTAGTCGCTTTGCTGATTGCGTTGGTAATGCTTCGGCATTTTCGTAATCGGGCTGTTCCTGTTTTGGAGGCAGTGGATACCGGTGCCTTACCCCTGGGCCGGGGCCTGGATAAACGATTTTGGCGGGTCTGCATTTTAGGATTAACTGTGCTTTTGCTGTTGGTGCCGGTTACCCTGGAGGCGGGTATACGTGCCGGCATCCTGGAGCTTGAAGCGCCGGGAGATATGTTGGTGGCGGAGCATTTCAATATCTCGGTCGGAGAGATGGGCGAGGAGCTAGTCCTGGCCGAGTTCAGTATTGACAATCAGCAAATGACAGGTAACTTGAACTTTCAGCTGGATTTTGCCTTTGCCAGTGAGAGTATTGATGCAACGCTGATGCTTGCTGGGCCTGGTGGCCGCACTGCTTTGGGTGAGCCTTGGGTCGGATTAGAGCTTTCGATGAATGGGACCCGCACTGCTACGATTACTGAGAGTGGTGATTGGCAGTTGCTCCTGGTTGGCGAAGCCAGTGCTTTGAATATCGAAGGAAACATGATCATCAAGCGATAGCAAGTGGAATTATCGCAAAAAATCGGGGAAGATATCTTTTATTGAGAGCACATTTATTCATTATTAGTTGAGGGGGAAAACTTTTGGCTAAAATTGCTTTAGTAACAGACAGTACTGCAGACCTGACATCAGAATTAATTGAGGAGTTTGATGTTCATGTAGTTCCATTGGGAGTGAATTTTGGCGACGAGTATTTCGCCGCCCACCAATTGACGCCGACAGAGTTTTATCGGCGTCTGGCAAGTGCCGAAGCTTTGCCCACTACTTCCCAGCCGGCGCCGGAAGACTTTATGAACATATACAATAAGCTCCTGGAAAAGTATGATGAAGTGATATCGATTCATTTATCCACCGCCCTCAGTGGCACTCTGAATGCGGCCCGGGTGGCCAAGGATGCGCTGGATCAAGCGCGGATACATCTTGTGGACTCCCGTTCCATCAGTCTCGGGGTTGCCGTTATGGTCCAGGAGGCGGCCCGGGGCATCCGTGAAGGACTGGCGTCTGCGGCAATTGTCGAGGCAGTCGGCAAAGTGCGGCAGCGCACGGAAACCCTGTTTACATTAAACACCCTCGAGTATTTGCAGAAGGGTGGTCGGATCGGCAAGGTTTCGGGGCTGGTTGGCTCCCTGCTTAACATCAAGCCGATTATTCGGGTAAATGACGAGGGCATCTATGTTCCGGCCGGCAAGGCCAGAAGTCAGGACAGGGCCCTGGATTGCCTGGCCAAGAATTTTAAACAATTGGCCAACGGCCGGGCGGCTGTGCAAATTGCCGTTGCCCACGGCGCTGCCCGGGAGGCGGCCCAGCGACTGCAAACTGCCATGGAAGAGGCCTTTTCCGTGAAAGCGAGCATCTTCACCGAGGTTGGACCGGTGATTGGCGTTCACACCGGGCCGGGGACAGTTGGCGTGGCAGTTGTGTTTGAGTAAATTCAGTGTTCGCCCCCGAGGGGCGATTTTTTTTTGCACATCATTTGCCCTGTAGCATAAACTGAGAGTTGGGGCTTTAAGCCCTCGACTTGTATATAAGGATAATTTATAATGAACATAACTGTGAATTGAACTGACAAGGGAGAGGAAAGTCTTGGGAGTATACGCTGTTCTATTATCGATGGTTATTATTTTGCTAATGGTTCGTAAAGGGATTGATGTTGGTTTGGCGCTGCTGGCAGGCAGTGCAGTCCTGGTAATAACGGCGCCAATGGATTTGGAGCTTGCTCTCCAGGCGATATGGACGGCAGTGTCTAGCGCGGAAACCTGGGAATTGATCTTTGTGATTTTGTTCATTGGCATCCTGGGCTATATTTTGGAGCATAGTGGTGCCCTGGAATTGATGGTCAGCAAGTTATTGCCGCTGCTTGGCAGCTCGCGCCTGGTGCTTGCCGCCATCCCCAGCTTGATTGGCTTGCTGACAGTTCCGGGCGGCGCTATTATCTCGGCACCCATGGTTGGCCAGATGGGTGATAAGGTTGAGATTTCTCCCGAGCATAAAACCGGCGTTAATGTTGTGTTTCGGCACATTTGGTACTTTATCTTCCCGATGATGTCGGCGGTGATTGTTACCGCCCAACTGGCGGGGATTACGCCGGAATCATTGGTGGTCTTTAATATCCCGACGATGGCTGTTGGCTTGCTGGCGGCCTGGGTGTTTATGATGCGCACAGTGCCCAAAGGAGCAGCGGGAGTTAACTTCAGCGTCGCCAATGTGGGCTGGTTCGCCCTCAGCATTATGCCGATTTTCGTTGTCCTGATTCTGTATCTTGCCCTGGACGTCTTTTTCCCTCTGGCTTTAGTGGTGGGGATTTTGCTGGCTCTGGTGAATCTGCCCGCCGGAGAGGGCCGGCTTGGCAGCAGGATGGCCACAAGCTTTGTCAGCCGGGGGCGAAAGATGATTCTGCCCGGCATCAGTCCGATGATGATTGTGGTTGTCTTTGGGGTCATGGTTTTCAAGGAGATTCTGTCCGCCAGCAGTTTGGTCACTACCCTTGCCGCTGACATGGTCGCGGCCGGTATCCCGCTTTGGCTGATGCTGACAACCCTGCCCTTTTTGGTAGGCCTGGCCACCGGCTCCCACACTGCCGCCGTTGGAGTTGCGATTCCAATTTTCCTGCCCCTGTTGACGGCTGAATCTCTGTTGCCGGGGGCCAGCTTAATGTTTGCCAGCGGCACTCTAGGTTATATGATTTCACCTTTGCATCTTTGTCTGGTGCTGTCCAGCAAATTCTTTACCGCCAAGCTGCTGCCCACCTACCGCTATATGTTGCCGGTGGCGGCGACAATGCTGGCGGCGGCGGTGCTGGTTTCCCGGATGCGAGGTCTTTAAGGGAGGTATTCGATGGGGAAAGAATTATTACGTCAATTGCCCAAGGTGGGAACGCTGTTGGAGCAACCCCAATGGCAGGAACTCATTGACAAATATCGGCGGGGTTTGGTGCGCAGCGCCCTGGATCAGGAACTGAATCTCTGGCGCCGGAGGATTCTGGATGGGGGCGGGCGTGTGCCGGACGCAGACGAGCTTCTGGCCGCTGTCTCATCTGCCCTAGCAGACTTGGTCGCGCCGGCGCCGCGTCCCGTGCTGAACGCAACGGGCGTAGTCATCCACACCAACCTTGGCCGAGCGCCGCTAGCGCCTGAGGCCGTGAATGCGGCCCGGGAGGCAGCTGATTATTGCGACTTGGAGTTTGACATCGATTCTGGCCAGCGGGGTTCTAGGCACCGACATGCGGAGGAGCTGATTTGCCGGATTACCGGCGCTGAGGCGGCTTTGGTTGTCAATAACAATGCGGCAGCAGTGATGCTCTGCCTGGCCGCTGTGGCCCGAGGCGGCGAGGCGATAATTTCCCGGGGACAGTTGGTGGAAATCGGCGGCGCCTTCCGGGTTCCCGATGTGATGGAGCAGAGCGGTGTGACTTTGCGGGAAGTGGGCACCACCAACAAGACCTATCTCGATGACTATCGGCGGGCAGTTACTCCCGAGACACGGGCTCTGATTCGTGTGCATCCCTCTAATTTTCGGGTGGTGGGTTTCAATCACGAGGTGTCGCTGGCGGAACTGGTTGCCTTAGGGCAAGAGCAGCAACTGCCGGTGCTTGACGACTTGGGCAGCGGCACTTTGGTTGACCTTCGCCCCTGGGGCATCGAGGAGCCTACGGTGCAGGAGAGTGTAAAAGCCGGCGCTGATCTCATCAGTTTCAGCGGCGATAAGTTATTGGGTGGCCCCCAGTGTGGGATTATTGTCGGCAGCGTCGAGTGGATTGGTCGCTTGAAGAAGCACCCGCTGACCCGGGCCCTGCGCTGCGACAAGCTGACACTTGCCGCCCTGACCGCGACCCTCGCCTTATATCTCCAGGAGGAGGGATGGCGGCGGGTGCCGGTACTGAGGATGATAACCGAGTCCGGCGAGGCTGTGGCCCAGCGGGCCCAGAAACTGGCGGACCTGCTGGCAGGTTTGCCCCTGTCTGTGACTGTGGACGCGGATATTTCGCCCGTGGGCGGTGGCGCCCTGCCTTTGCACCGCCTGGAGACCACAGTGCTCCGACTGCGGACTGACGGGCTTTCGGCGGATCAACTGGCGGAGCGTTTGCGCGCTCAGCGCCTGGTTGGCCGCATTGCCGATGAACAGGTTGTTCTTGACGCCAAGACGTTGGCAGATGGGCAATTAACTGCCGCGGCCACCGCTGTTGCGGCGGCGCTGGGGGGAGAATAAAAATGGCTGAACATGTGATTATTGGCACAGCTGGTCATGTGGATCATGGCAAGACGACTCTGATCCGGGCCCTGACCGGCATCGACACCGACCGCTTAAAACAGGAAAAGGAACGGGGGATTACAATTGAGCTGGGGTTCGCCTGGTTCGATCTGCCCGACGGCCGCCGGGCGGGGATTGTCGATGTCCCTGGCCACGAGCGGTTTGTCCGCAATATGCTGGCCGGCGCCACCGGTATTGATGTAGTTTTGCTGGTGGTGGCCGCCGATGAAGGCGTTATGCCCCAAACCCGGGAGCATTTGCACATTCTGGAGGTCCTGGGCGTGCAGACTGGGATTGTTGTAATAACCAAGGCCGATCTGGTGGAAGCGGAATTGCTGGAACTGGCTCGGGAGGATATTGACGAGGCTCTGGCCGGGACGTTTATGGCCAAGGCCCCCCGGGTGGCTGTCTCTGCTGTCAGTGGTCTGGGGATTGATGAACTTAAGGAATTGATTGGCGAGGTGGCTGTTGCCGCGCCACCCCGGCAGCGTCGCAGCTTTTCCCGGCTGCCGGTGGACCGGGTCTTTGTCCAGAAGGGATTTGGCACTGTTGTTACCGGCACATTGTTGGATGACGTCCTCAATGAGGGCGATCAGGTGCTGATAATGCCCGGTGAGCTGTCTGCCCGGGTGCGGCAGTTGCAGGTGCACGGAAGCAAAGTGACTACGGTCCAACCCGGACAGCGGGTGGCGGTGAACCTGGCCGGAATTGAGCGCTCGCAGATTCATCGGGGGCAGGTGGTGTTCCGGGGCCGCGAGCTGGCGGCAGTGGATAAGATTGCTGCCCGGCTGCAGCTCTTGCCCGATGCCCCGCCCTTGGTCAACAACAGCCACATTCGGTTTCATTGCGGGGCCAACGAGGCCCTGGGGCGGGCAGTGCTTTTGGAAGGTGAGGAGCTGACGCCTGGCGGTGATGCTTTGGTGCAGTTCCGGCTGGATGAGCCGGTGATGGCGGTACGGGGCGATCGCTATGTGATTCGTTCCTGGTCGCCGGTGACCACCATCGGTGGCGGCGAAATCATTGAGACCGGGCGTCGGCGTCTGAGCCGCAACCGCCCTGAGATTGTCGAGGCGCTGAAAGAACGGGAGCAGGGGGATGCCGCTGTGCTGGTCAAGAGCTATTTGGATGAGGCGGGGATGCCTCTGACCAAAGAGCAATTGCTTCAACGCTCCCAGCTGCCGCCGACGGAACTGGATGTGGCGCTTTCCGAACTGGAATTGATCAGCTTTAGCGTTGACGGCCAGAACTGGCTGTTCAGCCGCGGGGAGGATTTCCTGGCTGCGCTTGCGGATTTACTGACTGGTTGGCATCAACAAAATCCCCTGCGGGCCGGCATGCCCCGGGAGGAGGTGCGCTCCCGTTTGTTGCCGGATATGAATACCCGCAGTTTCGCGGCCCTGCTGGAGACGCTGCTGCCGGGGACCGAAATCGAGTTGCGGGGTCAAGAGCTGGCCCTGGCGAACCATAAACTTGAATTAAGCGCCGAGCAGGAACGGCTTCGCGCGGAGATACTTGAGGCGGTAAACGCCGCTCCCTTTGCACCGCCAGAACGTGGAGAACTTGAGAAGCTAGGACGGCAGGCTGCTCCGCTTTTGGCCTTGCTGCAACAACAGGGGGAACTGGTGGCTGCTGGCGATTTTCTCTTTGCCCGTTCCGCCTTGGACCGCGCTGTCACGGCAGTAAGAGACCATTTTGCCGCTGAGTCGCAACTGACCTTGGCCCAGTTCAGGGACTATTTACAGACCAGTCGTAAATACGCCTTGCCTTTAATCGAGTATCTGGACGGCGCCGGATTTACCAGACGGCGGGGAGACGTGCGGCTGCCCGGACCCGCTCTGCGGGAGGAAAATTCATGAACCTGAATTTGTTGCGCACCTTTGTCTGTGTTGTGGAAGAGGGAAATTTCTCCCGGGCTGCCAATCGGCTGCACCTGTCCCAACCGGCGGTGAGCATGCAGATGCAGTCCCTGGCCCAGGAGCTGGGGGTGGAGTTGTTTTTGCGTGTGGGACACCGGGTTGAGCTGACCGAAGGCGGCGCTATTCTCTACCGCCAGGCCCGGGAGCTGCTTCAGGGCTGGCAGCAAGCCCGCCAGGAACTGGATCAGCTTCGCGAGCAGTTGCGGGGCCGCATCGATTTGGGGGCGAGCACAGTCCCGGGGGATTACTTGCTGCCGCCGCTGCTCTGTGACTTTTACCGGCACCAGCCTGGTTTGGAGCTGCGGATGCAGGTGGGCGCCAGCCAGGGAATCGTTGAAGCTCTGAGCCAAGGGCGCCTGGATTTAGCCGTGGTTGGCTTTCAGCCAGAGACCGCCGATTTGGCGAGCGAGAAGCTGTTTACCGATCAATTGGTTGCCGTCATCGCACCGGAACATGCCTTGGCCCGGAAAAAGACGCTTTTGCCCCGGGACCTGTTGAGCCAACCGATGATTATGCGCGGCCAGGGTTCTGCGACCCGGCGGGCTTTGGAAACGGCGCTGGGTGACGCTGCCCGCAAATTGCGGGTGATCATGGAGTTAGGCAGCAGCCGGGCGGTGTTGGAAGCGGCGGCCCGGGGCCTTGGTGTCGCCGTTGTATCCAGGCACGCAGCTGCTGATTATATCGAGGCTGGGCGTTTGCAGGCCCGGACGATTGCGGAGCTGGAGCTGAACCGGGATTTCTGGCTGGTTCTGCCCCGTACTCAGGTCAACCCGGCAGCCCGGGAGTTGGCTAAATTCTTAGCGGGAGGTGTGAGCAAATGACTGAAGAATTGAGATTGACCCAGATGGTTGAAGCGGCGGGGTGAGGCGCCAAATTGGGTCCGGCGGACCTGGGGCAGGTTCTGTCCCGTTTAAACCTCAAGCCCGATGTTAACCTGCTGGTGGGCGCCGATACTGCCGATGATGCGGCCGTTTACAAGCTCAATGCCGAGCAGGCTGTGGTCAACACATTGGACTTTTTTACGCCAATGGTGGATGATCCCTACGCCTTCGGACAAGTGGCTGCTGCCAATGCTCTCAGCGATGTGTATGCAATGGGGGGAGTCCCTTTGGTGGCCCTGAATATAGTGGTGTTTCCCAAATGTCTGCCCCTGAAGGTGTTGGAGCAAATTCTTGCCGGCGGCGCCGATAAGGTTGCCGAGGCCGGCGCCCGTTTGGCCGGGGGGCATTCGATAGCCGAAGAGAGTCCGATTTATGGCTTGGCCGTTACCGGGGTTGTGCATCCCGAGCGAATCTGGACCAATGTCGGCGCCCAACCGGAGGATGTATTGGTGCTGACAAAACCTTTGGGTAGCGGCATTGTCTGCACTGCCGTCAAAGGCGGCCTTGCCAGCGCTGACGATACCCAGGCCGTCGTTAACTCCATGGCGACTCTAAACAAGGAAGCGGCAGATGCGGCGCAGGAGCTTTCAGTCCATGCGTGTACAGACGTCACCGGTTTTGGCCTCCTGGGGCATCTGTTGGAGTTGGCCCAAGGCTCCGGGGTGGCAATCGAACTTGACCATCGGAATATTCCTGTGCTTCCGGGAGCCAGGGAGTATGCGTCCATGGGCCTGATACCCGGAGGCTGCTACCGCAACCAAAAGCATGGAGAAGGCATGGTAATTTTTTCACAAGATGTGTCCAAAATTGATCGTGATATTTATTTTGATCCCCAGACATCTGGCGGACTGATCCTCAGTTTACCTGCTGAACAGGCATCAAAATTAGTAGATCGAGGCTTAGGATGGGCAATCGGTAGAGTGGAAAAGTTAAAACATGACACAAAATTGTTACACATTTATTAGTAAAAAAGCTTGAAACTCCGGGAAGTTACCGGTATAATAATGACGGGAATGGAGGAGTCCTGGTGGGCTCTCTGGACTTCAAATCCAGTAGCGGGCATGGAATGTCCGTGGTGGGTTCGATTCCCATGCATTCCCGCCATTTTTAAGTTTGTTATGTGAAAGTAATAACTTTCTTTTGCCCGGCGACGGTTTTCTGCGTTAACGTGTTTATTCCTTTAACCGCCCCGGCCATATGCGTTATAATTCCGGGGGAGGGATTTGTATGGGCAAAGAGCAAAGGCAAGTAATCAATGTCAATCGGGGAGAGGTAAACAGCGTAGCCGATTGGTTGGCCGAGGAGTGGCCGCTAACGCTGGTAGTCAATGGCAAGCAGTATATTACCCTATTAACGACTCCCGAGCATCTGGATGAGTTGGCGGTGGGCTTTGCCCTGGGCGACGGACTGTTAAACGGCCGGGAAGATTTGGTTTCTGTGTCGGTGAGCTCCGACCGACGGCAAGTTAAGCTGGCTCTGAAGGGTGAAGTGGATTTAGTTTCACGCCTGGCTGTGACCAGGGTGTTGACCACCGGTTGCGGCAAGGGATCACGGTTTTACCGGGCGGTTGACAGCTTGAAACAACATGAAGTGACGGGCGGACGGGTGCTGTCGCCGGAGCGCCTCACGGAGCTGATGCGGGAATTTAATGGCAGTTCGCCGTTGTTTGCCGAGACAGGCGCAGTTCATGCTGCTGCCCTAGTCAGGGATGAAATTGAGGTGCTGCGGGAAGATGTGGCCCGCCATAATGCGATTGATAAATTGGCTGGTTACTTGACCCTTAACAACAAGCAGGGTAAGGATTATGTTCTGCTAAGCAGTGGTCGGATATCTTCCGAGTTTGTTCTTAAAGCGACGCGGATGGGAGTTGGCACAATAGTTTCCCGTTCAGCCCCCACCGCTCTTGCCGTGGACTTGGCCACAGATTTGGGGGTCACAGTAGTAGGCTTTGTCCGCGGCCGACGCTTTAATATATATTCTCATTCTTGGAGAGTGGAGGGATTCAAATGATTCAAGCGATACTAAGTTTGCTATTACTCGGGGGGACCGGCGGGTACCTGCTCAGCCAGAGTCTGATCAGTGTTTCCGGGCCGGCGCTGTTTGTGGTGGCTATTGTTGCAGTTTCTTTCGCCATTGCCCTCTATAGCCATAGTCGTTCACTGGGGCAGCAGGGGTAGGCCATGTTCCGGCGAGCTAGCAAAATTATTCTGGTCTCTGTACTGGGTGCTGCCTCAACCTGGTACTTGAACACCCAGGTGGGGCTGGGGCCGGTAGCGGCGTCAGGCATAGTTGGTCTATTGGCTGCTGTGCTTTTGACCCCGGAACTGGCGGTTGCAACCTATACTGCCTCATTTGCGGGCATGTCCTCGTTGGCAGTGCTGGGCTCGTTGCCAATGGTGTTGATGACTGGTTTACTGGTGGGAGGCATTTTTATCATAGCCCTGCCGGTATACCAAGGGTTTGGTGGTAAATTAGGGACGATTGCCGCCTGTGCCGTCCTGTTAACTGTCTTCGTATTCGGCTTGTTGTAACGGATTTGGGGGAGGGGAAAGAGATGTTCTTTGTTCAGGTTGTGATGGTTTCACTGGTCTGTGGTCTTGCCACCTGGTTAATCAACCACCGACTGCAAAAGGGTCCGGTGCTGGCTTCAGCAATAGTTGCGTTGGTGGCCGGATTGGTTTTTCCACACATTTTTGCTGAAGGCTCTACGCTGGCAGCAGTTGCCGCCTGTGCATCGTACGTGGGAATGAGCGCCAAAGCCCGGCTTCGGGGACCGGTTGAGGCAGCAATTGCTTTGGGTATTGCTGCAGCTTTGTTTGTGGTCACTGTGGATGTGTTTGTCGGTGTCGGTGGTAAATTGGGAACAATTGCCGCGATAGCAGCCATGACTGTCTGGGCATGGGGTCAAGTGTTACCTGAGCCGTCCACTGTTGGCCGCTTAGTCAAGGTTTATACCCGTATGCTCTAAAAAGGCCGTGTCGGCCTTTTTTATGTATAATTTGGTGTCAAAGGGCAATAATTCAGTGGGTGATAATCTATGCCAGGGAACCAGGTGTGAAAACAGGAGAAAAACTAAGCAAGACACAGCAAATCTGGCATAATATCCATAAATCACCCAAATTAGCGGTTGCAGCATAACCCTGCAAACCGTAAAATTATAGCTGTGATTAGCACTCGACAAGAGTGAGTGCTAACAATAAATTAAACAACAATATATAAGGAGGGTACAATATGAACATCAAACCTCTTGGTGACCGCGTTGTAATCAAGGCATTGGAGCAGGATGAAGTAACTCCCAGCGGCATTGTATTGCCCGAGAAAGCCAAGGAAAAGCCCCAGGAAGGCGAAGTAGTCGCCGTTGGTTCTGGCAAAGTGCTGGAAAACGGAACAAAGGTTGAGCTGGAAGTTAAGGTTGGCGACCGGGTAATCTACTCCAAGTATGCCGGCACCGAAATCAAGAAAGACACCGAGGAATACCTGATCCTCAGTGAGCGCGACATTCTCGCAGTCGTCGAATAACATAACAAAACCCAAAGGGAGGTTATACAAACATGGCTAAAGATATTAAGTTCAGAGAAGATGCCCGTCGTGCTTTGGAGCGTGGCGTAAACGCTCTTGCCGACACTGTTAAAGTGACATTGGGCCCCAAAGGTCGCAACGTTGTTCTGGACAAAAAATTCGGTTCTCCCCTGATCACCAACGATGGTGTGACTATTGCCCGGGAAATCGAGCTGGAAGATACTTTCGAAAACATGGGCGCCCAGTTGGTCAAAGAAGTTGCCACCAAGACCCAGGACGTAGCTGGTGACGGCACCACCACCGCAACTCTGCTGGCCCAGGCAATCATCCGCGAAGGCATTAAGAACGTTACTGCCGGCGCCAACCCGATGATCCTCCGCCGTGGCCTTGAGCAGGCCACCAACGCAGTTGTGGAAGAAATCAAGAAAATTAGCAAGCCGATCCAAGGCAAAGATGACATCGCCCGGGTCGCCTCCATCTCCGCCGACAACGACGAAGTTGGCCGCCTGATTGCCGAAGCAATGGAAAAGGTCGGCAAAGATGGTGTTATCACAGTTGAAGAGTCCAAGGGATTCGGCACCAGCCTCAATGTTGTTGAAGGTATGCAGTTTGACCGCGGCTACATCTCTCCGTACATGGTCACCGATACCGAGAAGATGGAAGCTGTTCTTGAAGAACCCTACATTCTGATCACCGACCGCAAGATCAGCAATGTTCAGGATATCCTCCCCGCTCTGGAAAAAATTGTCCAGCAGGGCAAGCAACTGATTCTGATTGCTGAAGATGTAGAAGGCGAAGCTTTGGCGACTTTGGTTGTCAACAAGCTCCGCGGCACCTTCA
This genomic window contains:
- a CDS encoding L-seryl-tRNA(Sec) selenium transferase; the encoded protein is MGKELLRQLPKVGTLLEQPQWQELIDKYRRGLVRSALDQELNLWRRRILDGGGRVPDADELLAAVSSALADLVAPAPRPVLNATGVVIHTNLGRAPLAPEAVNAAREAADYCDLEFDIDSGQRGSRHRHAEELICRITGAEAALVVNNNAAAVMLCLAAVARGGEAIISRGQLVEIGGAFRVPDVMEQSGVTLREVGTTNKTYLDDYRRAVTPETRALIRVHPSNFRVVGFNHEVSLAELVALGQEQQLPVLDDLGSGTLVDLRPWGIEEPTVQESVKAGADLISFSGDKLLGGPQCGIIVGSVEWIGRLKKHPLTRALRCDKLTLAALTATLALYLQEEGWRRVPVLRMITESGEAVAQRAQKLADLLAGLPLSVTVDADISPVGGGALPLHRLETTVLRLRTDGLSADQLAERLRAQRLVGRIADEQVVLDAKTLADGQLTAAATAVAAALGGE
- a CDS encoding DegV family protein — encoded protein: MAKIALVTDSTADLTSELIEEFDVHVVPLGVNFGDEYFAAHQLTPTEFYRRLASAEALPTTSQPAPEDFMNIYNKLLEKYDEVISIHLSTALSGTLNAARVAKDALDQARIHLVDSRSISLGVAVMVQEAARGIREGLASAAIVEAVGKVRQRTETLFTLNTLEYLQKGGRIGKVSGLVGSLLNIKPIIRVNDEGIYVPAGKARSQDRALDCLAKNFKQLANGRAAVQIAVAHGAAREAAQRLQTAMEEAFSVKASIFTEVGPVIGVHTGPGTVGVAVVFE
- a CDS encoding CPBP family intramembrane metalloprotease, which translates into the protein MRHNIWLTPGGANLVLLMIVSLVLAGSFFLVPVWGFGFNAVVNQVVMLGVALLLALFNRWPLARIYRLRWSGFAPVVLGFLCGIAVWWANASIYVSIQRFLNHYLGPLPAMGMPSVGLLDGLFLLATILVLAPLLEEILFRGYFLRAYESRYRRGAWLWVALLFGLIHFGNGIADFFTATSMGLVFGYLAWKTDSLWPAVAAHAGLNLTAVVGGLVLQDAIVSRQFPWLLLVVSLVALLIALVMLRHFRNRAVPVLEAVDTGALPLGRGLDKRFWRVCILGLTVLLLLVPVTLEAGIRAGILELEAPGDMLVAEHFNISVGEMGEELVLAEFSIDNQQMTGNLNFQLDFAFASESIDATLMLAGPGGRTALGEPWVGLELSMNGTRTATITESGDWQLLLVGEASALNIEGNMIIKR
- a CDS encoding DUF401 family protein, with protein sequence MGVYAVLLSMVIILLMVRKGIDVGLALLAGSAVLVITAPMDLELALQAIWTAVSSAETWELIFVILFIGILGYILEHSGALELMVSKLLPLLGSSRLVLAAIPSLIGLLTVPGGAIISAPMVGQMGDKVEISPEHKTGVNVVFRHIWYFIFPMMSAVIVTAQLAGITPESLVVFNIPTMAVGLLAAWVFMMRTVPKGAAGVNFSVANVGWFALSIMPIFVVLILYLALDVFFPLALVVGILLALVNLPAGEGRLGSRMATSFVSRGRKMILPGISPMMIVVVFGVMVFKEILSASSLVTTLAADMVAAGIPLWLMLTTLPFLVGLATGSHTAAVGVAIPIFLPLLTAESLLPGASLMFASGTLGYMISPLHLCLVLSSKFFTAKLLPTYRYMLPVAATMLAAAVLVSRMRGL
- a CDS encoding DUF2812 domain-containing protein, whose amino-acid sequence is MKHKAYKFFLDFEKEERWLNQMAAKGYHMIDISFPGRYLFEEGEPGEFIYRIELLKELPTELESKAYIKFMEETGAECVSTYTRWAYFRRKIEDGPFELYTDTEAKLQHYRRIAWMFGIIGLANLLIGTANILISLLISRSNFNMWISPISFGAGLLMAIPFFLTWQRIRRLKKEAQIYQ
- a CDS encoding PadR family transcriptional regulator, with protein sequence MPESTERGALTEAVFYILLALYNPLHGYGIMQFVREISEGRVDLGAGTLYGALNTLVDKGWIESVNPKAGGRKKEYQITSAGRQAVQDELVRLQELLDNGNKITKGVI